In the Streptomyces sp. NBC_00525 genome, one interval contains:
- a CDS encoding DEAD/DEAH box helicase, giving the protein MGTAPPPQDADDSRLPRCAAVFLPGTPPRRGRVAFWDPLDGPLPEAPPGARAEEITVVRPSGAPDGVELRTVPALLLPVADALPLLARARHQRSAHPATRCWGAAALHALRLVAGGRMLPGLTADDHDAWRAGPRDAGDVAHLRAVAAALPWEGHAVPLPGPTPPRLPAPEPLIGAFLDALADTLPRTPAAAPAMGAPFAAEEPQRLPGAREWAVEVASGLDAGVRISLRLDLSAYTLFDTTGPDGTADGSAPARPAARHAAAAVTQVHSLADPTHVVDAAALWAGEAGDPFGPRARVDTALALRRAARVWAPLDRLLGQPVPDVLALGEDELYELLGDAGARLAAAGVSVHWPRELARSLTATAVVRPAPGTATDGTAFFDAERLFAFDWQLSLGEERLTEAEMDLLAEAHRPVVRLRDQWVVVDPALVRKARKRELGLLDPVDALAVALTGSAEVDGEQVEAVPAGALARLRDRLLADDPLPAPPPGLHATLRDYQLRGLAWLDRMTSLGLGGCLADDMGLGKTITLIALHLHRAHPAPTLVVCPASLLGNWHREINRFAPGVPVRRFHGTGRTLTGADRGFVLTTYGTMRSSAAELAAHRWGLVVADEAQHVKNPHSSTAKALRTIPAPARVALTGTPVENNLSELWALLDWTTPGLLGPLKAFRARHARIVENTGTAAGLGNDEAVERLSRLVRPFLLRRKKSDPGIAPELPPKTETDHPVFLTREQATLYEATVRETMAYIEASEGIARRGLIMKLLASLKQICNHPAQYLKEDGSRLTGRSGKLALLDELLDTILTEDGSVLVFTQYVTMARLLSAHLAARAVPSQLLHGGTPIAERERMVDRFQSGEVPVFLLSLKAAGTGLNLTRAAHVVHYDRWWNPAVEEQATDRAYRIGQTQPVQVHRLIAEGTVEDRIGEMLLAKRALADAVLGSGESALTELSDQDLADLVSLRRPS; this is encoded by the coding sequence GTGGGCACCGCACCGCCGCCGCAGGACGCGGACGACAGCCGACTGCCGCGCTGCGCCGCCGTCTTCCTGCCCGGTACGCCGCCGCGACGCGGCCGCGTCGCCTTCTGGGACCCGCTGGACGGCCCGCTCCCCGAGGCGCCCCCCGGCGCCCGCGCCGAGGAGATCACGGTGGTCCGGCCCTCCGGCGCACCGGACGGGGTGGAGCTGCGGACCGTGCCCGCGCTGCTGCTGCCCGTCGCCGACGCCCTGCCGCTGCTCGCCCGCGCCCGCCATCAGCGCTCCGCCCACCCGGCCACCCGCTGCTGGGGCGCCGCCGCCCTGCACGCCCTGCGGCTGGTGGCCGGCGGCCGCATGCTCCCCGGCCTCACCGCCGACGACCACGACGCCTGGCGGGCCGGCCCGCGCGACGCCGGGGACGTGGCCCATCTGCGCGCGGTGGCCGCCGCCCTGCCCTGGGAGGGACACGCCGTCCCGCTGCCCGGCCCGACCCCGCCGCGGCTGCCCGCCCCCGAGCCGCTGATCGGCGCCTTCCTCGACGCCCTCGCCGACACCCTGCCCCGGACGCCCGCCGCCGCCCCGGCCATGGGCGCCCCCTTCGCGGCGGAGGAGCCCCAGCGGCTGCCCGGCGCACGGGAATGGGCCGTGGAGGTCGCCTCCGGGCTGGACGCCGGAGTGCGGATCTCGCTGCGCCTGGACCTCTCCGCGTACACCCTCTTCGACACCACCGGCCCCGACGGCACGGCCGACGGCTCCGCACCGGCGCGCCCCGCCGCCCGGCACGCCGCGGCGGCCGTCACCCAGGTGCACAGCCTCGCCGACCCCACCCACGTCGTCGACGCGGCGGCGCTGTGGGCCGGGGAGGCGGGCGACCCCTTCGGCCCGCGCGCCAGGGTCGACACCGCGCTCGCGCTGCGCCGGGCCGCCCGCGTCTGGGCCCCGCTCGACCGGCTCCTCGGCCAGCCCGTCCCCGACGTGCTGGCCCTGGGCGAGGACGAGCTGTACGAGCTGCTGGGCGACGCCGGGGCCCGGCTGGCCGCCGCCGGGGTGAGCGTGCACTGGCCCAGGGAGCTGGCCCGCTCCCTCACCGCGACGGCCGTCGTCCGCCCCGCCCCCGGCACGGCCACGGACGGCACCGCCTTCTTCGACGCCGAACGGCTCTTCGCCTTCGACTGGCAGCTCTCGCTGGGCGAGGAACGGCTCACCGAGGCCGAGATGGACCTGCTCGCCGAGGCCCACCGGCCCGTGGTGCGGCTGCGGGACCAGTGGGTCGTCGTCGATCCCGCGCTCGTCCGCAAGGCCCGCAAGCGGGAGCTGGGCCTGCTCGACCCGGTGGACGCCCTGGCCGTCGCCCTGACCGGCAGCGCCGAGGTGGACGGCGAACAGGTCGAGGCGGTCCCCGCCGGTGCCCTGGCCCGGCTGCGCGACCGCCTCCTCGCCGACGACCCGCTGCCCGCCCCGCCGCCCGGACTCCACGCCACCCTCCGCGACTACCAGCTGCGCGGCCTGGCCTGGCTGGACCGGATGACCTCGCTCGGCCTCGGCGGCTGCCTCGCCGACGACATGGGCCTCGGCAAGACGATCACCCTGATCGCCCTCCATCTCCACCGCGCCCACCCCGCGCCCACGCTGGTCGTCTGCCCGGCCTCCCTGCTGGGCAACTGGCACCGCGAGATCAACCGCTTCGCCCCCGGCGTCCCCGTCCGCCGCTTCCACGGCACCGGCCGCACCCTCACCGGCGCCGACCGGGGCTTCGTCCTCACCACGTACGGCACGATGCGTTCCAGCGCCGCCGAACTGGCCGCCCACCGCTGGGGCCTGGTCGTCGCCGACGAGGCCCAGCACGTCAAGAACCCGCACTCCTCCACCGCGAAGGCGCTGCGCACCATCCCCGCCCCGGCGCGGGTCGCCCTGACCGGCACCCCCGTGGAGAACAACCTCTCCGAGCTGTGGGCGCTGCTCGACTGGACCACGCCCGGCCTGCTCGGCCCGCTCAAGGCGTTCCGCGCCCGGCACGCCCGGATCGTGGAGAACACCGGTACGGCGGCGGGCCTCGGCAACGACGAGGCGGTGGAGCGGCTGTCCCGGCTCGTCCGGCCCTTCCTGCTCCGCCGAAAGAAGTCCGACCCCGGCATCGCGCCCGAGCTGCCGCCCAAGACGGAGACCGACCACCCCGTCTTCCTCACCCGCGAACAGGCCACGCTCTACGAGGCCACCGTGCGCGAGACCATGGCGTACATCGAGGCGTCCGAGGGCATCGCGCGGCGCGGCCTGATCATGAAGCTGCTCGCCTCCCTCAAGCAGATCTGCAACCATCCCGCGCAGTATCTGAAGGAGGACGGCTCCCGGCTCACCGGCCGCTCCGGCAAGCTCGCCCTCCTCGACGAACTCCTCGACACGATCCTCACCGAGGACGGCTCCGTCCTGGTCTTCACCCAGTACGTGACGATGGCCCGGCTGCTCTCCGCGCATCTGGCCGCGCGCGCCGTCCCCTCCCAGCTGCTGCACGGCGGCACCCCGATCGCCGAGCGGGAACGGATGGTCGACCGCTTCCAGTCCGGCGAGGTCCCGGTCTTCCTGCTCTCCCTCAAGGCGGCGGGCACCGGCCTCAACCTCACCCGTGCCGCCCACGTGGTCCACTACGACCGCTGGTGGAATCCGGCCGTCGAGGAGCAGGCCACCGACCGGGCCTACCGCATCGGCCAGACCCAGCCCGTCCAGGTCCATCGGCTGATCGCGGAGGGCACGGTGGAGGACCGCATCGGCGAGATGCTGCTCGCCAAACGGGCCCTGGCCGACGCCGTCCTCGGCAGCGGCGAGAGCGCGCTGACCGAGCTGAGCGACCAGGACCTGGCCGACCTCGTCTCCCTGCGGAGGCCGTCATGA
- a CDS encoding slipin family protein has protein sequence MVQDLLIAVVAAALAGALYLAAAARIVKQYERGVVLRLGRLRDDIRGPGFTMVLPGVERLRKVNMQIVTMPVPAQDGITRDNVTVRVDAVIYFKVVDAASAVVEVEDYRFAVSQMAQTSLRSIIGKSDLDDLLSNREKLNQGLELMIDSPAVGWGVQIDRVEIKDVSLPETMKRSMARQAEADRERRARVINADAELQASKKLAEAASQMSTQPAALQLRLLQTVVAVAAEKNSTLVLPFPVELLRFLERAQQNPPPPDTARPPDPGARPAAAEDVRPSAAEDVVRPSA, from the coding sequence ATGGTCCAGGACCTCTTGATCGCGGTGGTCGCGGCGGCGCTGGCAGGCGCCCTGTATCTGGCGGCGGCCGCGCGGATCGTCAAACAGTACGAGCGGGGCGTGGTGCTCCGGCTCGGACGGCTCCGTGACGACATACGCGGGCCGGGGTTCACGATGGTGCTGCCCGGCGTCGAGCGGCTGCGCAAGGTCAACATGCAGATCGTCACCATGCCCGTGCCCGCCCAGGACGGGATCACCCGCGACAACGTCACGGTCCGGGTGGACGCCGTCATCTACTTCAAGGTGGTCGACGCGGCGAGCGCCGTCGTGGAGGTCGAGGACTACCGCTTCGCGGTCTCCCAGATGGCGCAGACCTCGCTCCGTTCGATCATCGGAAAGAGCGATCTGGACGACCTCCTGTCCAACCGGGAGAAGCTCAACCAGGGCCTGGAGCTGATGATCGACAGCCCGGCGGTGGGCTGGGGCGTCCAGATCGACCGGGTCGAGATCAAGGACGTCTCGCTGCCGGAGACGATGAAGCGTTCCATGGCCCGCCAGGCCGAGGCCGACCGTGAGCGGCGCGCCCGCGTCATCAACGCCGACGCCGAACTCCAGGCGTCCAAGAAGCTGGCCGAGGCGGCGTCGCAGATGTCCACCCAGCCCGCCGCGCTCCAGCTGCGACTCCTCCAGACCGTGGTGGCGGTCGCGGCCGAGAAGAACTCCACACTGGTGCTCCCGTTCCCGGTCGAACTGCTCCGCTTCCTGGAACGGGCCCAGCAGAACCCGCCCCCGCCCGACACCGCGCGGCCCCCGGACCCCGGCGCGCGGCCGGCCGCCGCCGAGGACGTGCGGCCGTCCGCCGCTGAGGACGTTGTCAGACCCTCCGCCTAG
- a CDS encoding DUF6343 family protein, which yields MRTGNEPTNARSPLRMRLWLSLWGLAWTVFGVTAFAVNGRTGWAVVCGVLLALVLVDLCVVVHRLRQGAHFQPGRSVPPYEPDHGPDGGKGPPPGTP from the coding sequence ATGCGTACCGGCAATGAACCGACGAACGCCCGCAGTCCGCTGCGGATGCGGCTCTGGTTGAGCCTGTGGGGCCTGGCCTGGACCGTCTTCGGAGTGACGGCCTTCGCGGTGAACGGGCGCACCGGCTGGGCCGTCGTGTGCGGGGTGCTGCTCGCGCTGGTCCTGGTGGATCTGTGCGTGGTCGTGCACCGGCTGCGACAGGGCGCCCACTTCCAGCCGGGCCGCTCCGTGCCGCCGTACGAGCCCGACCACGGACCGGACGGCGGCAAGGGCCCTCCACCGGGCACGCCCTAG
- a CDS encoding tetratricopeptide repeat protein, with the protein MPERNPETDVIDFRAAEQLLAARDPRGAVRLLDSVIAAHPENTAARLLRARAFFAAAQLRPAELEFELVLEREPDNAFAHFALARTFERSNHPERAVRHFRLAAALDPNPEYLRAARFDDRGGAAS; encoded by the coding sequence GTGCCCGAGAGGAATCCGGAGACCGACGTCATCGACTTCCGCGCGGCCGAGCAACTGCTCGCCGCGCGCGACCCCCGTGGCGCCGTGCGGCTGCTCGACTCGGTGATCGCCGCCCACCCCGAGAACACCGCCGCCCGGCTGCTGCGCGCCCGCGCCTTCTTCGCGGCGGCGCAACTGCGCCCGGCCGAGCTGGAATTCGAGCTGGTGCTGGAGCGGGAGCCGGACAACGCCTTCGCGCACTTCGCGCTGGCCCGCACCTTCGAGCGCTCCAATCACCCGGAGCGGGCCGTACGCCACTTCCGGCTCGCGGCCGCGCTGGACCCCAACCCGGAATACCTGCGCGCCGCCCGCTTCGACGACCGCGGCGGAGCCGCCTCCTAG
- the coaE gene encoding dephospho-CoA kinase, producing the protein MLKVGLTGGIGAGKSEVSRLLVGHGAVLIDADRIAREVVEPGTPGLAAVVEEFGAGVLTPDGALDRPALGAVVFADPDRLAALNAIVHPLVRERSAELEKAAGPDSVVVHDVPLLTENGLAPLYDLVVVVDAAPETQLDRLVRLRGMTEADARARMAAQATREQRRAIADLVIDNDGPVGELADRVREVWAELIRRAEAG; encoded by the coding sequence ATGCTGAAAGTGGGCCTGACCGGTGGTATCGGTGCCGGCAAGAGCGAAGTGTCCCGGCTGCTCGTCGGCCACGGGGCCGTCCTCATCGACGCGGACCGCATCGCGCGCGAGGTGGTCGAACCCGGCACCCCCGGTCTCGCCGCCGTCGTCGAGGAGTTCGGTGCGGGTGTCCTGACGCCGGACGGCGCCCTGGACCGGCCCGCGCTCGGCGCCGTCGTCTTCGCCGACCCGGACCGCCTCGCCGCGCTCAACGCGATCGTCCACCCCCTGGTCCGGGAGCGCTCCGCCGAACTGGAGAAGGCCGCCGGGCCGGACTCCGTGGTCGTCCACGACGTCCCCCTGCTCACCGAGAACGGCCTCGCCCCCCTCTACGACCTGGTCGTCGTGGTCGACGCCGCCCCGGAGACCCAGCTCGACCGGCTCGTACGGCTGCGCGGCATGACCGAGGCGGACGCCCGCGCACGCATGGCCGCCCAGGCCACCCGCGAACAGCGGCGCGCCATCGCCGACCTGGTCATCGACAACGACGGACCCGTCGGGGAACTGGCGGACCGGGTCCGCGAGGTGTGGGCCGAGCTGATCCGGCGCGCCGAGGCGGGCTGA
- a CDS encoding PAC2 family protein, whose protein sequence is MPDPQSLYEWEPKGLAVVDMALAQESAGLVMLYHFEGYIDAGETGEQIVDGLLESLPHQVVARFDHDRLIDYRARRPLLTFKRDRWSAYDTPALEVRVVQDATGAPFLLLSGPEPDVEWERFAAAVEEVVERLGVRLAVNFHGIPMGVPHTRPVGITPHGNRTDLMPGHRSPFEEAQVPGSAEALVEYRLMEAGHDVLGVAAHVPHYVARSAYPDAALTALEAITAATGLVLPSVAHALRTEAHRTQTEIDRQIGQGDEELVSLVEGLEHQYDAVAGAETRGNLVAEPADLPSADEIGLEFEKFLAEREGDA, encoded by the coding sequence GTGCCTGATCCGCAGAGTTTGTACGAATGGGAGCCGAAGGGCCTGGCTGTCGTCGACATGGCGCTCGCCCAGGAGTCGGCCGGCCTGGTCATGCTCTACCACTTCGAGGGGTACATCGACGCGGGTGAGACCGGTGAGCAGATCGTCGACGGCCTGCTCGAATCGCTGCCGCACCAGGTCGTGGCCCGCTTCGACCACGACCGCCTGATCGACTACCGCGCCCGCCGCCCGCTGCTGACGTTCAAGCGCGACCGCTGGTCCGCGTACGACACCCCGGCGCTGGAGGTCCGTGTCGTCCAGGACGCCACGGGCGCGCCGTTCCTGCTGCTCTCCGGCCCGGAGCCCGACGTGGAGTGGGAGCGGTTCGCCGCCGCCGTCGAGGAGGTCGTCGAACGGCTCGGCGTCCGGCTCGCGGTCAACTTCCACGGCATCCCGATGGGCGTCCCGCACACCCGCCCCGTCGGCATCACCCCGCACGGCAACCGCACCGACCTGATGCCCGGCCACCGCAGCCCCTTCGAGGAGGCGCAGGTGCCCGGCTCCGCCGAGGCGCTCGTCGAGTACCGGCTGATGGAGGCGGGCCACGACGTGCTCGGCGTCGCCGCCCACGTCCCGCACTACGTCGCCCGCTCCGCCTACCCCGACGCGGCGCTCACCGCCCTGGAGGCGATCACCGCCGCCACCGGCCTGGTGCTCCCGTCCGTCGCGCACGCCCTGCGCACCGAGGCGCACCGCACCCAGACGGAGATCGACCGCCAGATCGGCCAGGGCGACGAGGAGCTGGTCTCGCTGGTCGAGGGCCTTGAGCACCAGTACGACGCGGTCGCCGGCGCCGAGACCCGCGGCAACCTGGTCGCCGAGCCCGCGGACCTGCCGTCCGCCGACGAGATCGGCCTGGAGTTCGAGAAGTTCCTCGCCGAGCGCGAGGGCGACGCCTGA
- the rpsA gene encoding 30S ribosomal protein S1, with amino-acid sequence MTSSTETTATTPQVAVNDIGDADAFLAAIDETIKYFNDGDIVDGVIVKVDRDEVLLDIGYKTEGVIPSRELSIKHDVDPNEVVKVGDEIEALVLQKEDKEGRLILSKKRAQYERAWGTIEKIKEEDGIVTGTVIEVVKGGLILDIGLRGFLPASLVEMRRVRDLQPYVGKELEAKIIELDKNRNNVVLSRRAWLEQTQSEVRQTFLTTLQKGQVRSGVVSSIVNFGAFVDLGGVDGLVHVSELSWKHIDHPSEVVEVGQEVTVEVLDVDMDRERVSLSLKATQEDPWQQFARTHQIGQVVPGKVTKLVPFGAFVRVDEGIEGLVHISELAERHVEIPEQVVQVNDEIFVKVIDIDLERRRISLSLKQANEAFGGDPASVEFDPTLYGMAASYDDQGNYIYPEGFDPETNDWLEGFEAQREVWETQYAEAQQRFEQHQAQVIKSREADEAAAAEGAAASAGNTQAASGGSGGSYSSESSDNSGALASDEALAALREKLAGGQS; translated from the coding sequence ATGACGAGCAGCACCGAGACCACCGCCACCACTCCGCAGGTTGCGGTCAACGACATCGGCGACGCGGACGCGTTCCTCGCGGCGATCGACGAGACGATCAAGTACTTCAACGACGGCGACATCGTTGACGGTGTCATCGTCAAGGTTGACCGGGACGAGGTTCTCCTCGACATCGGTTACAAGACCGAAGGCGTCATCCCGAGCCGCGAGCTCTCGATCAAGCACGACGTCGACCCGAACGAGGTCGTCAAGGTCGGTGACGAGATCGAGGCCCTGGTTCTCCAGAAGGAGGACAAGGAAGGCCGCCTGATCCTCTCGAAGAAGCGCGCTCAGTACGAGCGTGCCTGGGGCACCATCGAGAAGATCAAGGAAGAGGACGGCATCGTCACCGGTACCGTCATCGAGGTCGTCAAGGGTGGTCTCATCCTCGACATCGGCCTCCGCGGCTTCCTGCCGGCGTCGCTCGTCGAGATGCGCCGCGTCCGCGACCTCCAGCCGTACGTGGGCAAGGAGCTCGAGGCCAAGATCATCGAGCTGGACAAGAACCGCAACAACGTGGTCCTGTCCCGCCGTGCCTGGCTCGAGCAGACCCAGTCCGAGGTCCGCCAGACGTTCCTCACGACCCTCCAGAAGGGTCAGGTCCGCTCCGGCGTCGTCTCCTCGATCGTCAACTTCGGTGCCTTCGTGGACCTGGGTGGCGTCGACGGTCTGGTGCACGTCTCCGAGCTGTCCTGGAAGCACATCGACCACCCCTCCGAGGTCGTCGAGGTCGGCCAGGAGGTCACCGTCGAGGTCCTCGACGTCGACATGGACCGCGAGCGCGTCTCCCTGTCGCTCAAGGCGACGCAGGAAGACCCGTGGCAGCAGTTCGCCCGTACGCACCAGATCGGGCAGGTCGTCCCCGGTAAGGTCACCAAGCTCGTTCCGTTCGGTGCGTTCGTCCGCGTGGACGAGGGCATCGAGGGCCTGGTCCACATCTCCGAGCTGGCCGAGCGCCACGTGGAGATCCCGGAGCAGGTCGTCCAGGTCAACGACGAGATCTTCGTCAAGGTCATCGACATCGACCTCGAGCGCCGTCGCATCAGCCTCTCGCTGAAGCAGGCCAACGAGGCGTTCGGCGGCGACCCGGCCTCGGTCGAGTTCGACCCGACCCTGTACGGCATGGCCGCGTCCTACGACGACCAGGGCAACTACATCTACCCCGAGGGCTTCGACCCCGAGACCAACGACTGGCTCGAGGGCTTCGAGGCTCAGCGCGAGGTCTGGGAGACCCAGTACGCCGAGGCGCAGCAGCGCTTCGAGCAGCACCAGGCCCAGGTCATCAAGTCCCGCGAGGCCGACGAGGCCGCTGCCGCCGAGGGCGCTGCCGCCTCCGCCGGCAACACGCAGGCCGCCTCGGGCGGCAGCGGCGGCTCCTACTCCTCGGAGTCCTCGGACAACTCCGGCGCCCTGGCGTCGGACGAGGCCCTGGCCGCGCTCCGCGAGAAGCTGGCGGGCGGCCAGAGCTGA
- a CDS encoding class I SAM-dependent methyltransferase has translation MDAAEPEATRRSAGTAESSRASRGWWDRNADEYQNDHGAFLGDDRFVWGPEGLDEADAALLGPAASLKGLDVLEIGAGAAQCSRWLAGRGARPVALDLSHRQLQHALRIGEGLPLVEADAGRLPFRAGSFDLACSAYGAVPFVADPVQVFREVHRVLRPGGRWVFSVTHPVRWAFPDEPGPEGLSVAASYFDRTPYVEQDEHGEAVYVEHHRTLGDRVRDVVAGGFRLVDLVEPEWPAWNDQEWGGWSPLRGNLIPGTAIFVCVRD, from the coding sequence ATGGACGCCGCCGAACCCGAGGCGACCCGCCGCAGCGCCGGTACCGCCGAGAGCAGCCGGGCCAGCCGCGGCTGGTGGGACCGCAACGCCGACGAGTACCAGAACGACCACGGCGCCTTCCTCGGCGACGACCGCTTCGTCTGGGGCCCGGAGGGGCTGGACGAGGCGGACGCCGCGCTGCTGGGCCCCGCCGCCTCGCTCAAGGGCCTCGACGTCCTGGAGATCGGCGCCGGCGCCGCCCAGTGCTCGCGCTGGCTGGCCGGCCGGGGCGCCCGCCCCGTCGCCCTGGACCTCTCCCACCGCCAGCTCCAGCACGCCCTGCGCATCGGCGAGGGCCTGCCGCTGGTCGAGGCGGACGCCGGACGGCTGCCGTTCCGCGCCGGCTCCTTCGACCTGGCCTGCTCCGCCTACGGCGCCGTGCCCTTCGTCGCCGACCCGGTCCAGGTCTTCCGCGAGGTCCACCGCGTGCTGCGCCCCGGCGGCCGCTGGGTCTTCTCCGTCACGCACCCCGTGCGCTGGGCCTTCCCCGACGAGCCGGGCCCCGAGGGCCTGTCGGTGGCCGCCTCCTACTTCGACCGCACCCCCTACGTCGAACAGGACGAGCACGGCGAGGCCGTGTACGTGGAGCACCACCGCACGCTCGGCGACCGGGTGCGGGACGTCGTCGCGGGCGGCTTCCGGCTGGTGGACCTGGTGGAACCGGAGTGGCCCGCCTGGAACGACCAGGAGTGGGGCGGCTGGTCCCCGCTGCGCGGCAACCTGATCCCGGGCACCGCGATCTTCGTCTGCGTACGCGACTGA
- the hrpB gene encoding ATP-dependent helicase HrpB, protein MIRTDALDPLPVRTAVPALRRALDDRGVAVLCAPPGTGKTTLVPLALAGLTGDGPVRRVVVAEPRRIAARAAARRMAWLLGERTGQRVGFTVRGERVVGPDTVVEVVTTGVLLQRLQRDQELAGVDAVIIDECHERHLDADTVAAFLLDVRAALRPDLRLVAASATTDAEGWARLLGDAPVVEARGVSHPVEVVWAPPAAPVRPPHGMRVDPALLRHVASVVRRALAERDGDVLCFLPGVGEIGRVAGELAGVGAEVLQVHGRAPAAVQDAVLAGSSGGRRVVLATSVAESSLTVPGVRTVVDSGLAREPRTDHARGLSALTTVRASQAAGRQRAGRAGREAPGTVYRCWDHAEDGRLARFPSPEIRVADLSAFALQAACWGDPDASGLALLDAPPEGAMAAAREVLAAVGAVGPDGRVTERGVRMSRLGLHPRLARALLDGAAEVGGRRAAEVVALLSEEPPRAYGDDLAAALRTARRGQDAYADRWRREVRRLSTGVKGDGGGGRPVSDDAAAGLVAALAFPERVARARGGGAFLMVSGTGAEPGEGSGLRGASWLAVAVADRPAHAASARVRLAAVVDEDTARLAAGPLRFAGEEVRWDGRDVVARRVERLGAVELSARPLKQPDPALVRAALLEGLRREGPGLLRWSRDAAQLRERLAFLHRVLGGAWPDVSDGALLARPQEWLEPELSRARRRADLAAIDAGQALRRLLPWATGEAVRLDELAPERIEVPSGSRIRVEYGGEQPVLAVKLQELFGLRETPRVAGVPVLVHLLSPAGRPAAVTADLASFWGGGYKAVRAELRGRYPKHPWPEDPATAEATRFTKARLARE, encoded by the coding sequence GTGATCCGCACCGACGCCCTCGACCCACTGCCCGTCCGCACCGCCGTGCCCGCCCTGCGGCGCGCGCTCGACGACCGGGGGGTCGCGGTGCTGTGCGCACCCCCCGGCACCGGCAAGACCACCCTCGTGCCGCTCGCCCTCGCCGGGCTGACCGGGGACGGCCCGGTGCGCCGGGTCGTCGTCGCCGAGCCCCGCCGGATCGCCGCCCGCGCCGCCGCCCGGCGCATGGCGTGGCTGCTGGGCGAGCGGACCGGGCAGCGCGTCGGGTTCACCGTGCGCGGCGAGCGGGTCGTCGGCCCGGACACCGTGGTGGAGGTCGTCACCACCGGGGTGCTGCTCCAGCGGCTCCAGCGCGACCAGGAGCTGGCCGGGGTGGACGCGGTGATCATCGACGAGTGCCACGAGCGGCACCTCGACGCGGACACGGTGGCCGCCTTCCTGCTGGACGTACGCGCGGCGCTCCGCCCCGACCTGCGGCTGGTGGCCGCCTCCGCGACCACGGACGCCGAGGGCTGGGCCCGGCTGCTGGGCGACGCCCCGGTGGTCGAGGCGCGGGGCGTGTCGCATCCGGTGGAGGTCGTCTGGGCCCCGCCGGCCGCGCCGGTGCGGCCGCCGCACGGGATGAGGGTGGACCCGGCGCTGCTGCGCCACGTCGCCTCCGTGGTGCGGCGGGCGCTGGCCGAGCGGGACGGCGACGTGCTGTGCTTCCTGCCCGGCGTCGGCGAGATCGGCCGGGTGGCCGGTGAGCTGGCGGGCGTCGGGGCCGAGGTGCTCCAGGTGCACGGCCGGGCCCCGGCGGCGGTGCAGGACGCGGTGCTGGCGGGTTCGTCCGGGGGCCGGCGGGTGGTGCTCGCGACCTCGGTGGCGGAGTCGTCGCTGACGGTCCCCGGAGTGCGGACGGTCGTGGACTCCGGGCTCGCCAGGGAGCCGCGCACCGATCACGCGCGGGGCCTGAGCGCGCTGACGACCGTACGGGCCTCGCAGGCGGCGGGCCGCCAGCGCGCGGGCCGGGCGGGGCGCGAGGCACCGGGCACCGTCTACCGCTGCTGGGACCACGCGGAGGACGGGCGCCTCGCCCGGTTCCCGTCCCCGGAGATCAGGGTGGCCGATCTGTCGGCGTTCGCCCTCCAGGCGGCCTGCTGGGGCGATCCGGACGCCTCCGGGCTGGCGCTGCTCGACGCGCCTCCGGAAGGGGCGATGGCCGCCGCGCGCGAGGTCCTGGCCGCGGTCGGCGCGGTCGGGCCGGACGGCCGGGTCACCGAGCGGGGCGTGCGGATGTCCCGGCTCGGGCTGCATCCCCGGCTGGCCAGGGCGCTGCTGGACGGGGCGGCCGAGGTCGGGGGCCGCCGGGCCGCCGAGGTGGTGGCGCTGCTGAGCGAGGAGCCGCCCCGCGCGTACGGGGACGACCTGGCGGCGGCGCTGCGCACCGCGCGCCGGGGCCAGGACGCCTACGCGGACCGCTGGCGCCGGGAGGTGCGGCGGCTGTCGACCGGGGTCAAGGGCGACGGCGGCGGTGGCCGGCCGGTGTCGGACGACGCGGCGGCCGGACTGGTGGCGGCGCTGGCCTTCCCGGAGCGGGTGGCGCGGGCGCGGGGCGGCGGGGCGTTCCTGATGGTGTCGGGCACGGGCGCGGAGCCGGGTGAGGGCTCCGGGCTGCGCGGCGCTTCCTGGCTGGCCGTCGCGGTGGCGGACCGGCCGGCGCACGCGGCGTCCGCGCGGGTGCGGCTCGCGGCCGTCGTGGACGAGGACACCGCGCGCCTGGCGGCCGGGCCGCTGCGGTTCGCGGGCGAGGAGGTGCGCTGGGACGGCCGGGACGTGGTGGCGCGCCGGGTGGAGCGGCTGGGGGCGGTCGAGCTGTCGGCGCGCCCGCTGAAGCAGCCCGATCCGGCGCTGGTGCGCGCGGCCCTGCTGGAGGGGCTGCGGCGCGAGGGGCCGGGGCTGCTGCGCTGGAGCCGGGACGCGGCGCAGCTGCGGGAGCGGCTGGCCTTTCTGCACCGGGTGCTCGGCGGGGCCTGGCCGGATGTGTCGGACGGGGCGCTGCTGGCGCGACCGCAGGAGTGGCTGGAGCCGGAGCTGTCGCGGGCGCGGCGCCGGGCCGACCTGGCCGCGATCGACGCGGGCCAGGCACTGCGCAGGCTGCTGCCGTGGGCGACGGGTGAGGCGGTGCGGCTGGACGAGCTGGCGCCGGAGCGGATCGAGGTGCCGAGCGGGTCGCGGATCAGGGTGGAGTACGGCGGCGAGCAGCCGGTGCTCGCGGTGAAGCTCCAGGAGCTGTTCGGGCTCCGGGAGACGCCACGGGTGGCGGGGGTGCCGGTCCTGGTCCATCTGCTGTCCCCGGCCGGGCGGCCGGCCGCGGTGACGGCGGATCTTGCGTCGTTCTGGGGCGGGGGCTACAAGGCGGTGCGCGCCGAGCTGCGCGGCCGGTATCCGAAGCATCCGTGGCCCGAGGACCCGGCGACGGCGGAGGCCACCCGGTTCACGAAGGCGCGGCTCGCGCGGGAGTGA